Proteins encoded together in one Streptomyces sp. NBC_01408 window:
- a CDS encoding DMT family transporter — MTATSPALAPATLAAPRRTWSADLPVLAVAVVWGGSYLAAKGITTAHTVIAVLVLRFALVLPVLVVTGWRRLRALTPAQLRGAGLLGCVLGGIFLLETFGVVHTSATNAGLIISLTMIFTPLAEAAIRREAPSAAFLGAAAVSVAGVVLLTQGAGFIAPGLGDLLILCAALARTLHVLLMARIKAVQDADSLSLTTVQLGAAVLVFAVLAAVPGTGDTPWAAAADFGPAQWAGLVFLSVFCTLFAFYVQMWAVRRTSPSRVSLLLGTEPLWAAAAGIAIGGEHLGALGFAGAALVLAGTAWGRRAAG; from the coding sequence GTGACCGCGACCTCGCCCGCCCTCGCCCCAGCCACCCTCGCCGCCCCCCGCCGGACCTGGTCCGCCGACCTGCCCGTCCTGGCCGTGGCCGTCGTCTGGGGCGGCAGCTATCTGGCCGCCAAGGGCATCACCACGGCCCACACGGTGATCGCGGTGCTCGTCCTGCGCTTCGCGCTCGTGCTGCCGGTGCTGGTCGTCACCGGATGGCGGCGGCTGCGGGCGCTGACCCCCGCCCAGCTGCGCGGTGCGGGCCTGCTGGGCTGCGTACTCGGCGGGATCTTCCTGCTGGAGACCTTCGGGGTGGTGCACACCTCGGCCACCAACGCCGGGCTGATCATCAGCCTGACCATGATCTTCACTCCGCTCGCCGAGGCCGCCATCCGGCGCGAGGCGCCCTCGGCCGCCTTCCTCGGCGCGGCCGCCGTCTCAGTCGCCGGAGTCGTGCTGCTCACGCAGGGCGCCGGATTCATCGCGCCGGGCCTCGGCGACCTGCTCATCCTGTGCGCCGCCCTCGCCCGGACCCTGCACGTCCTGCTGATGGCCAGGATCAAGGCGGTCCAGGACGCCGACTCGCTCTCCCTGACCACGGTCCAGCTCGGCGCCGCGGTGCTCGTCTTCGCCGTACTGGCCGCCGTACCGGGCACCGGGGACACCCCCTGGGCCGCGGCCGCCGACTTCGGGCCCGCGCAATGGGCCGGCCTGGTCTTCCTCTCCGTCTTCTGCACCCTGTTCGCCTTCTACGTGCAGATGTGGGCCGTACGCCGTACCTCGCCCTCCCGCGTCAGCCTGCTCCTCGGCACCGAGCCGCTGTGGGCCGCCGCCGCGGGCATCGCCATCGGCGGCGAGCACCTCGGCGCCCTCGGATTCGCCGGAGCGGCCCTCGTCCTGGCGGGCACCGCGTGGGGGCGGCGCGCGGCAGGCTGA
- a CDS encoding Gfo/Idh/MocA family oxidoreductase — MRIGLIGTGRIGSFHAASLARRPDAGSLLLADADPARAARLADRLGATAAPSVEQVFTWGVDAVVVACATEGHAELVVRAVRGGLPVFCEKPVAPDLARSLAVLREVAAVDGVLQVGFMRRFDTGYRTARELVRSGALGRLHTVRTMTADPAPPAAAYLATSGGLYRDCLVHDFDMVRWVTGHEVTEVYATGSDAGPARFRETGDVDTAAAVLTLDDGTLVTSTGTRCNGAGYDVRMELAGELDQVSAGLDDRTPIASTEPHGPPPASKPWTGFLERFGPAYEAELAAFVRLVRGEGPNLCEGFEALAALRVAEACELSRRERRRVRLEELPDL, encoded by the coding sequence ATGCGCATCGGGCTCATCGGAACTGGCCGGATCGGCTCGTTCCACGCGGCGTCCCTGGCCCGTCGGCCGGACGCGGGATCGCTGCTGCTCGCCGACGCCGACCCCGCGCGGGCGGCCCGCCTGGCCGACCGGCTCGGGGCCACCGCCGCGCCCTCCGTCGAGCAGGTCTTCACCTGGGGTGTCGACGCGGTGGTCGTCGCCTGCGCCACCGAGGGGCACGCGGAACTGGTCGTACGGGCGGTGCGCGGCGGACTGCCGGTGTTCTGCGAGAAGCCCGTGGCCCCGGACCTGGCCCGCTCCCTGGCGGTGCTGCGCGAGGTGGCCGCCGTGGACGGGGTGCTCCAGGTGGGCTTCATGCGCCGCTTCGACACGGGCTACCGCACGGCCCGGGAGCTGGTCCGCTCCGGCGCCCTGGGGCGGCTGCACACCGTACGGACGATGACGGCCGATCCGGCGCCGCCGGCCGCCGCGTACCTGGCGACCTCGGGCGGGCTCTACCGGGACTGTCTGGTGCACGACTTCGACATGGTCCGCTGGGTGACCGGGCACGAGGTGACGGAGGTCTACGCGACCGGCTCGGACGCGGGGCCCGCGCGGTTCCGGGAGACGGGTGACGTCGACACGGCGGCGGCCGTGCTCACGCTGGACGACGGGACGCTCGTCACCTCGACCGGTACGCGGTGCAACGGCGCCGGCTACGACGTGCGGATGGAGCTGGCCGGGGAGCTGGACCAGGTCTCCGCCGGGCTGGACGACCGTACGCCGATCGCCTCGACGGAACCGCACGGCCCGCCGCCTGCGAGCAAGCCCTGGACGGGCTTCCTGGAGCGGTTCGGCCCGGCCTACGAAGCGGAGCTGGCCGCCTTCGTCCGTCTGGTGCGCGGCGAGGGACCCAACCTCTGCGAGGGCTTCGAGGCGCTCGCCGCGCTCCGGGTCGCGGAGGCGTGCGAGCTGTCGCGCCGGGAGCGGCGCCGGGTACGGCTGGAGGAGCTCCCGGACCTGTGA
- a CDS encoding dihydrofolate reductase family protein — MGKLTLTTFLTLDGVMQAPGGPEEDRTGGFEYGGWVAPYADEGMVEFVTEVFDRVGAFLLGRRTYEIFAGYWPRHDDPADPIASRLNRMPKYVASATLKEPAWAGTTVIDGEQLQSEIVRIKDALDGELQVHGSGALAQWLLARDLVDELNLLVFPVFLGTGRRLFPTGGLPTACELTGSRTTASGTAIHTYRVKGRASFGTIGE, encoded by the coding sequence ATGGGAAAGCTGACCCTCACCACCTTCCTGACCCTGGACGGCGTGATGCAGGCGCCCGGCGGGCCCGAGGAGGACCGCACCGGGGGCTTCGAGTACGGCGGGTGGGTCGCGCCGTACGCCGACGAGGGCATGGTGGAGTTCGTGACCGAGGTCTTCGACCGCGTCGGGGCCTTCCTGCTCGGGCGCCGCACCTACGAGATCTTCGCCGGCTACTGGCCGCGGCACGACGACCCCGCCGACCCGATCGCGAGCCGGCTGAACAGGATGCCGAAGTACGTGGCCTCGGCCACGCTCAAAGAGCCGGCCTGGGCCGGGACCACGGTGATCGACGGCGAGCAGCTGCAGAGCGAGATCGTCCGGATCAAGGACGCCCTCGACGGCGAGCTCCAGGTGCACGGCAGCGGGGCGCTGGCGCAGTGGCTGCTGGCCCGGGACCTCGTGGACGAGCTGAACCTGCTGGTCTTCCCGGTGTTCCTGGGCACCGGGCGCAGGCTGTTCCCCACGGGCGGCCTGCCGACGGCCTGCGAGCTGACGGGCTCGCGCACCACCGCCAGCGGTACGGCCATCCACACCTACCGGGTGAAGGGCCGCGCTTCCTTCGGCACCATCGGGGAGTGA
- a CDS encoding ABC transporter permease: MSASTAVDERLAPTSLVRRLLGRPELGAVVGAAAVFVFFSFAAPSFLQASSLSTVLYSASTIGIMAVPVALLMIGGEFDLSAGVMVTTSALFTSMFSYQMTANVWVGVMVSLLVTLAIGFFNGFMLTRTKLPSFIITLGTFLMLTGLNLGFTKLISGSVSTKSIADMEGFSSARALFASQWNIGSVTLKVTILWWLALVAVATWVLLRTRAGNWIFAVGGGADAARATGVPVVKTRIGLYMGVALCAWISGQHILFSFDVVQSGEGVGNEFLYIIAAVIGGCLMTGGYGSAIGSAVGAFIFGMTSNGIVYAQWNPDWFKFFLGAMLLLATLLNAWVRNRAEAK, from the coding sequence ATGAGCGCGTCCACCGCCGTGGACGAACGGCTGGCGCCGACCTCCCTGGTCCGCAGACTGCTGGGCCGCCCGGAGCTGGGCGCCGTGGTCGGCGCGGCAGCCGTCTTCGTCTTCTTCTCCTTCGCCGCCCCCAGCTTCCTGCAGGCCTCCAGCCTCAGCACGGTCCTGTACTCGGCCTCCACCATCGGGATCATGGCGGTCCCGGTGGCGCTGCTGATGATCGGCGGCGAGTTCGACCTCTCCGCCGGTGTCATGGTCACCACCTCGGCGCTCTTCACCTCGATGTTCAGCTACCAGATGACCGCCAACGTGTGGGTCGGCGTCATGGTGTCCCTGCTGGTCACCCTCGCCATCGGCTTCTTCAACGGGTTCATGCTGACCCGCACCAAACTGCCGAGCTTCATCATCACCCTCGGCACCTTCCTGATGCTGACCGGCCTGAACCTCGGCTTCACCAAGCTGATCAGCGGCTCGGTCTCCACCAAGTCCATCGCCGACATGGAGGGCTTCTCCTCCGCGCGGGCACTGTTCGCCTCGCAGTGGAACATCGGCTCGGTGACCCTGAAGGTCACCATCCTGTGGTGGCTGGCCCTGGTCGCCGTGGCCACCTGGGTCCTGCTGCGCACCCGCGCGGGCAACTGGATCTTCGCCGTGGGCGGCGGGGCCGACGCGGCCCGCGCGACCGGCGTGCCCGTCGTGAAGACCCGGATCGGCCTGTACATGGGCGTCGCCCTGTGCGCCTGGATCTCCGGCCAGCACATCCTCTTCTCGTTCGACGTGGTCCAGTCGGGCGAGGGCGTCGGCAACGAGTTCCTGTACATCATCGCGGCCGTCATCGGCGGCTGCCTGATGACCGGCGGCTACGGCTCCGCGATCGGCTCGGCCGTCGGCGCCTTCATCTTCGGCATGACCAGCAACGGCATCGTGTACGCCCAGTGGAACCCGGACTGGTTCAAGTTCTTCCTCGGCGCGATGCTCCTGCTGGCCACGCTGCTCAACGCATGGGTCCGCAATCGGGCGGAGGCGAAATGA
- a CDS encoding nitroreductase/quinone reductase family protein, which translates to MPTSFNQSVIEEFRANAGKVGGPFEGGDLLLLTTTGAKSGISRTTPLGYVRHGDSLLLIGSNLGAPHHPDWYHNLLAHPVVQVEVGTRTFEALAVPAEGARRDELFAHVVRVAPGYGDYQALTTRVLPVVVLERADPDGWAAPSEVSTLGDKLLEVHTWLRGQLRQVKAEVDAHFAARAAHQGPGEPPAPGLGLQIRQRCLAFCQALEFHHTSEDAHLFPGIARYHPHLTGTFDRLAEEHRTVARIQGELAALLAGIGIADPQRFRTELDQMSAELNAHLDYEEEAILPLLADVPWPPAPPVDA; encoded by the coding sequence ATGCCCACATCGTTCAACCAGTCCGTCATCGAGGAGTTCCGCGCCAACGCAGGGAAGGTCGGCGGCCCCTTCGAAGGCGGCGACCTGCTCCTCCTGACGACCACCGGCGCCAAGTCGGGGATTTCGAGGACCACCCCCCTCGGATACGTCCGCCACGGCGACTCGCTCCTGCTCATCGGCTCCAACCTGGGTGCCCCGCACCACCCCGACTGGTACCACAACCTGCTCGCCCACCCCGTGGTGCAGGTGGAGGTCGGGACGCGGACCTTCGAAGCCCTCGCGGTCCCGGCCGAGGGGGCCCGACGCGATGAACTGTTCGCCCACGTCGTGCGGGTGGCTCCCGGGTACGGGGACTACCAGGCCCTCACCACCCGGGTCCTGCCGGTCGTCGTCCTGGAGCGCGCGGACCCCGACGGCTGGGCGGCGCCCAGTGAGGTCAGCACCCTCGGCGACAAGCTCCTGGAGGTCCACACCTGGCTACGCGGCCAGCTGCGCCAGGTGAAGGCCGAGGTCGACGCCCACTTCGCGGCCCGCGCGGCCCACCAGGGTCCCGGCGAACCGCCGGCCCCCGGCCTCGGGCTGCAGATCCGGCAGCGCTGCCTGGCGTTCTGCCAGGCCCTGGAGTTCCACCACACCAGCGAGGACGCGCACCTGTTCCCCGGGATCGCCCGCTACCACCCCCACCTGACCGGGACCTTCGACCGGCTCGCCGAGGAACACCGCACGGTCGCCCGCATCCAAGGCGAGCTGGCGGCGCTGCTGGCCGGCATCGGGATCGCCGATCCCCAGCGCTTCCGCACCGAACTGGACCAGATGTCGGCAGAGCTGAACGCGCACCTGGACTACGAGGAGGAGGCGATCCTTCCGCTCCTGGCCGACGTGCCCTGGCCGCCGGCTCCCCCCGTGGACGCCTGA
- a CDS encoding sugar ABC transporter substrate-binding protein produces the protein MGAVLAAVLGASLAGCSSTGGKRAEERAKAAEAGRPAVSTPRWTFAMVTHAGDGDTFWDIVQKGAKEAAAKDNINFVYAHDDQAQQQAQFVQNAIDQKVDGIIVSLAKPEALKDVIGKAVKAGIPVITVNSGSAQSAEYGALTHIGQDEVIAGEAVGTELTKRGRKKAVCVLHEQGNVGHEQRCAGAKKTFGGTLENLYVEGTNMPSVQAAIQAKLQADPSVDAILTLGAPFAPTAVKAKDAAGSKAEVDTFDLNESVARDLKSGALGFAVDQQPYLQGYEAVDLLWLYRYNADVLGGGRPVLTGPQIVTGAEAAELEEYIKRGSR, from the coding sequence GTGGGCGCAGTGCTCGCGGCGGTACTGGGAGCCTCGCTCGCGGGCTGCAGCAGTACGGGCGGCAAGCGCGCCGAGGAGCGGGCGAAGGCCGCCGAGGCGGGCCGGCCGGCCGTGTCCACCCCGCGCTGGACCTTCGCGATGGTGACCCACGCGGGCGATGGCGACACCTTCTGGGACATCGTCCAGAAGGGAGCCAAGGAGGCCGCGGCGAAGGACAACATCAACTTCGTGTACGCCCACGACGACCAGGCGCAGCAGCAGGCCCAGTTCGTGCAGAACGCCATCGACCAGAAGGTCGACGGGATCATCGTGAGCCTCGCCAAGCCGGAAGCCCTCAAGGACGTCATCGGCAAGGCCGTCAAGGCCGGCATCCCGGTGATCACGGTCAACTCCGGCTCCGCCCAGTCCGCCGAGTACGGGGCACTGACCCACATCGGCCAGGACGAGGTGATCGCGGGCGAGGCGGTGGGCACGGAGCTCACCAAGCGCGGCCGCAAGAAGGCCGTCTGCGTCCTGCACGAGCAGGGCAACGTCGGCCACGAGCAGCGCTGCGCCGGGGCGAAGAAGACCTTCGGGGGCACGCTGGAGAACCTGTACGTCGAGGGCACCAACATGCCCTCCGTCCAGGCCGCCATCCAGGCGAAGCTCCAGGCCGATCCCTCCGTCGACGCGATCCTCACCCTCGGCGCCCCCTTCGCCCCCACCGCGGTCAAGGCCAAGGACGCGGCGGGCAGCAAGGCCGAGGTGGACACCTTCGACCTCAACGAATCGGTCGCCCGCGACCTGAAGTCCGGCGCCCTCGGCTTCGCCGTCGACCAGCAGCCCTACCTCCAGGGCTACGAGGCCGTCGACCTGCTGTGGCTCTACCGCTACAACGCGGACGTGCTCGGCGGCGGCCGCCCGGTCCTCACCGGACCGCAGATCGTCACCGGTGCCGAGGCCGCCGAGCTGGAGGAGTACATCAAGCGGGGCAGCCGATGA